Genomic segment of Pacificitalea manganoxidans:
GAATGTCGACGGAAACCGGCGATAGCGACACCATGAACAGCCCCAGCCCGAAGAAGGAGGTAAAGATCAGGCCGATCACGGTGTCCTCCTTCAGCCCCGTGCGCTGGGACAGAAACAGCATCGCCGCCGCTGCCAGTCCGCCCGACAAAAATGCGCCGAGCGCAAATGGCAGGCCCAGCATATAGGCCCCCGCGACGCCGGGGACGATCGAATGGCTCAGCGCGTCGCCGATCAGCGACCAGCCCTTCAGCATCAGAAAGGCCGACAAAAACGCGCAGACCGCGCCCACCAGCGCCGACACCCAGATCGCGGAAAACATGTAGCCGTAGCTGAACGGCATCAGCAGAAGATCGATCATTACGCGCGCTCCTGCCGCGATCTGCGGGCACCGCGCGCCGCAGTCTGTGCTAGGCGCGCAGGTCCGGTGCCGGGGGTGCGGGGCGTGGACGTGGCCAAGCGGCGGGTCATCGCTTCGGCTCCGTGTCCGCCGGTGTCGCCTCGGCGGGCGCGTCGGGCGTCTGTGACGCGGGCTCGTCCTGTTCGTGATACATCACGAAAGGCCGCTCGTCGTCCGACAGCACGGTGATTTGCCGGGTGTCGTGATCGTCGTCGTGGTGCAGTTCCGAGCCGCCCAGCGTGAAATGCCGCAGCACCCCACCAAAGGCATCCTGCAAATTGTCATGGGTGAAGGTCGTGGCGGTCGGCCCATGGGCCAGTACGGTGCCCCGGATCAGGACGGTGCGATCGCAGAATTCCGGCACCGAGCCCAAATTGTGGGTGGAGACCAGCATCACCCGGCCCTCGTCGCGCAGGTCGCGCAGCAACTGGGTGATCTGATCCTCGGTCTTGACGTCGACGCCGGTGAACGGCTCGTCCAGCAGAATGACCTGCCCATCCTGCGCCAGCGCCCGCGCAAGGAACACCCGTTTCTTCTGGCCGCCGGACAATTCACCGATCTGGCGGTGGCGGAACGCGTCCATGCCGACCCGCTCTAGCGCGCGTGTCACCGCCGCCCGGTCAGCGGCCCGGGCCCGGCGCAGCGGTCCCATATGCCCATAGCGGCCCATCATCACCACGTCTTCGACCAAGACCGGGAAGGACCAGTCGACCTCCTCCGATTGCGGGACATAGGCCACAAGGTTCGCTTTCAGCGCCGCGCGCACCGGCTGGCCCAGAATGGTGATCTCCCCCTTGGCAAGCCGGACGAAGCCCATGATCGCCTTGAACAGCGTCGATTTTCCCGCGCCATTGACCCCGACCAGCGCCGTGATCGTGCCGCGCGGGATGTCGAAACTGGCGTCGTTCAGCGCGGTGTGGCCGTTACGATAGGTGACCGTGATGTCGTCGACGACCAGCCCTGACTGGGACGCGGCGGCGGAGGGCGTGAAATCGAGGCTCATTGTTCCAGCCCCTGCGCGATGGTTTCGACGGTGACCCGCAGCAGATCGAGATAGGTCGGCACCGGCCCATCCGCCGCGCTGAGGCTGTCGACATAAAGCACCCCGCCATAGCGCGCGCCGGTTTCGCGGGCGATCTGCTCGGCCGGGCGGGCGGAGACGGTGCTTTCGGAAAATACTGCCGGGATGTCATGCGCGCGCACCGCGTCGATCACCCGGCGCACCTGCTGCGGCGTGCCCTGACCATCGGCGTTGATCGGCCACAGATACAACTCCTGCATGCCGAAATCGCGCGCGAGGTAGGAAAACGCGCCTTCCGAGGTGACAAGCCAGCGACGCGCGGTGGGGATCGCCTCGATCCGGGCACGCAGCGGGGCGAGCGCCTCCGCGATCCGGGCCTTGTAGCTTTCGGCATTGGCGCGATAGGCGGCGGCGTTGTCGGGGTCATGCTCGGCCAGCGCACGTGCGATGTTGTCGACATAGATTTCCGCACCGCTCAGGGCCATCCATGCATGGGGGTTCGGTTTGCCCGAATAGGGGCCCTCGCCGATGCCGATGGGCTCGACCCCGTCCGAGATCACAACCGACGGCACCTCGCCCATGTTTTCAAAGAACTGCGCGAACCACAGTTCCAGATTAAGACCGTTCCACAGGACCAGATCGGCATCACGCGCCGACAGGATATCGCGCGGGGTCGGCTGATAATTATGGATCTCAGCACCCGGCTTGGTGATGGAAACCACGTCGGCCAGATCGCCCGCCACATTGCGGGCCATGTCGGCAATCACGGTAAAGGTCGTGGCGACCTTCAGCCGTGGGGCGTCATCGGCGGCGCGGGCGGGCAGCGTGGCGGCGATCGCAAGAGCCATCGCGGCAAGGAGGGAGCGGATCAGGGGCAGGGCGATCTGGCGGGGCATTGGGCTTCGCTTTCTGGTCGCGCGGTCAGGACCGGTCGGGGGGCAACTTAGCTGCGGACTATGATCGAGTTACGGCGCGTGTCAATGCAGTTGAGAATTATTTGCAACTGGCGGCGCCGGGCCGCTTGCCTCGTTCTGGCGCAAGATGCCGCAAGATCAGGCACAAAGCGCCAGGATTTATTCTTTCCCGATGGCAGGGGGGCCGCTAGGCTTTCGGTCATATGAGCGCGGAAAAGAGCCGCGCCATCAGTTTGGGAGGACTACATGACCAAGATGCTGACCGCAGCGGCCACCGCCGCGCTGACCGTTGCCTTTGCCACCGAGGCGATGGCGACCGAATGGAACGTCTCGCTCTGGGGCAAGCGTCGCGCCTTTACCGAGCATGTCGAGAAGCTCGCGGAATTGGTGAGCGAAAAGACCAATGGCGAATTCACCCTGAACCTGTCCTATGGCGGGCTGAGCAAGAACACCGAGAACCTCGATGGCATTTCCATCGGCGCGTTCGAGATGGCCCAGTTCTGTGCGGGCTATCACGCGGACAAGAACCCCTCGATCACCGTGCTGGAACTGCCGTTCCTCGGTGTCGACAGCCTTGAGACCGAGGTGGAGCTGAGCCAGGCCGTCTATGCGCACCCGGCGGTGCAGGAGGATCTGGCGCGCTGGAACGCCACGCTGCTGATGCCTTCGCCGATGCCGCAATACAATATCGTAGGGCTGGGCGACGCGCCCAAGAGCCTTGAGGATTTCGAGGGGCTTCAGGTCCGCGCCACAGGCGGCATCGGGGAGGCAATGTCCGCCGTTGGTGCCGTGCCGACGTCCATGTCCGCGTCCGAGGTGCGTCAGGCGATGGATAGCGGCGTGATCAAGGCCGCGTCCTTTGCGCCGCATGCGCATATGTCCTTCGGCACCGTCGAGAACGCGACATGGTGGACCACCAATCTCGATCCCGGCACCGTGAACTGCCCGGTGGTGGTGAACACCGATGCGCTCGACGATCTGAGCGACGAACACCGCGAGGCGCTTCTGGGCTCCGTCGATGAGGCGCTCGACCATTACATCACCTATTACAACGACGAGACGATGGCCAAATGGGGCCCGCTGCTAGACGATAAGGGCATCGAGCAGGTGACCTTTGACGACGCGGCGCTGGAGCAATTCCGCGAGCGTGTGGCCGGCCCTGCCGCGACCGCATGGGTCGAAGAAAACTCCGCCCGTGGTCTGCCTGCGCAGGAATTGCTGGACCTCGTGCAGGGTAAGCTGGCCGAAGGCAGCTAATCCCGCCTGACGAACCGGGGCAGGGGCGCGGAGATCGCGTGCCTGCCCCGCCTTCGCTGACCCTACTTCCGCTTCACCGCACAGCCAAGGAGACGCGCCGATGGCAGGTGCCTCATCCGTCCTTGAGGACGGCTCGACCCTGAGCCGGCTTGACCGGACCCTGTTCCGTATCGAAACCGTAATGGCGCTGGTCTCCGGGCTGGCGGTGTTCTCGCTTATGCTGCTGGCGGTGTTGAGCGTCGGTGGGCGCCATGCGCTGAACCAACCGCTGCCCGGCTATGTCGACTGGATTCAGCAGGCGATGCCGGTGATCGCGGTGTTCGGGGTGGCCTATGTGCAGCGGCTGGGCGGCCATATCCGCATGGATATCGTCGTGGGTAACCTGAAGGGCCGCGCGTTGTGGAGCGTCGAATTTCTGTCGACGCTGGTAGTGCTGATCCTCGCCGTGCTGCTGGTCTGGGGCAGCTGGGCGCATTTCGCCCGCAGTTTCGATTTCTCCCAGCCGATGTGGAGCCGTGATTCGAGCTTTGACATTCGGCTGCCGCTCTGGCCTGCAAAGCTAGTCGTGCCGGTGGCGCTGGCGGTGCTGTGCCTGCGCTTGACGCTGCAACTCTGGGCCTATGGCCGCGCCATCGTGCTGGGCCTGAGCGAGCCGGTGGCCGTGCCGCTGATCGAGGATGCCGCGACCCAAGCCGCCGCCGAGGCCGAAACCGTGTCCGGCTTCGATGACGCGGATGACACAATGACTGACCGGCGGGGGCTGCGCTGATGGAACCGCTCGATATTGGATTGATCGTCACCGGCATCCTGCTGCTGCTGGTCGTGCTGGGCACGCGGGTGGCCTTTGCCGCCGCCATGTGCGGCATGATCGGGCTGATCTGGATTTTCTGGTCGAAGAAGGGCTACGACCCGGCGGAATTCACATGGGCCCTGACCGTGGCGACCAAGACCGCCGGGCAGGTGCCGCATTCCAAGGTCGCAAGTCAGGCGCTGTCGCTGATCCCGACCTTTATCCTGATCGGCTATCTGGCCTATTACGCGGGGCTGACCAAGGCGCTGTTCACCGCAGCGAAGCGCTGGGTCGGCTGGCTGCCGGGCGGGCTTGGCGTCTCCACCGTCTTTGCCACCGCCGGTTTTGCCGCCGTGTCGGGGGCGTCCGTCGCCACCTCTGCCGTGTTCGCGCGCATCGCCATCCCCGAGATGCTGGAAGAAGGCTATGACCGCCGCTTCGCCGCCGGGGTGGTGGCCGCGGCGGGCACGCTGGCCTCGCTGATCCCACCGTCCGCGATCCTTGTGATCTATGCGATCATCGTCGAACAGGACGTGGGCGCGCTGCTGCTTGCGGGGTTCCTGCCGGGGGCGTTCTCGGCGGTGATCTACGGCTCGATGGTCGTCATCATGGCGATGGTCTGGAAGAAGCTCGGCCCCCCGGTGCGGGGTTTCACATGGGGCGACCGGTTCCGCGCGCTGCCCGGCGCGCTGCCGATCTTTGCCGTGATCCTGCTCATCATCCTGTTCATCTACAACCCGTTCGGCGGGGATGCATGGGGCACGCCGACCGAAGGCGGGGCGCTGGGTGCGTTCCTGATCTTTGTCATCGCGCTGGTGCGCGGGATGCGCTGGCGGGAGTTTAAATCCGCACTGCTGGAAACCGCAAAACTGTCGGTGATGATCTTTACCATCATCTGGGGCGTGCTGATCTATGTCCGGTTTCTGGGCTTTGCCGATCTGCCGGGCGCGTTTTCCGACTGGATCGGCGGGCTGGAACAGTCCCCGATGATGACCTTCATCCTGATCCTGCTGGCCTATGCCGTGCTGGGGATGTTCATGGATGCAATCGGAATGCTGTTGCTGACGCTGCCTATCGTGTTTCCGGCGGTGATCGCGCTCAATGGCGGGGTCGGCGTCTCGGCGGCGGACAGCGCTTTCGGGATGAACGACATCGGCTGCGCGATCTGGTTCGGCATCATCGTGGTCAAGATGGCGGAGCTCTGTCTCATCACGCCGCCTATCGGACTCAATTGCTTTGTGGTGGCGGGCGTGCGGCCTGATATCTCGGTGCAGGATGTGTTCCGCGGCACCGCGCCGTTCTTCGTGGCCGATGCGCTGACCATCGCGGGGCTGATCGCGTTTCCTGCGATCGTCCTCTATCTGCCGGGGCAGGTTCTGAACCTCGGGCTATAGTCGCATGTCCTCAAACGGCCTCATAATCGGGCATTTATGCCAAATTATGAGGCCGTTGTTCATTTTTCGGGCGATTTCTGCGGCTGTTCACGGGAAATAAGCCACGAATCCGAGACGCCCCGGCTCGATTTTTTCATACCCCTAGCGTCGCGTCTCGAATTGGGAGAGGCGCACGAACAGGGGAAAATGTGATATGATTAAAAAACTTTTGGCCACTGTCGCCATGACCGGGGCACTGGCGCCGATGGCGCAGGCCGACATCAATGTCGGTGTTTTGCATTCGTTGTCCGGCACGATGGCCATTTCCGAGACCACGCTGAAAGACACCGTGCTGATGCTGATCGAGCAGCAGAACGCCAAAGGCGGCCTGCTCGGCGAGCAATTGGTGCCCGTGGTCGTCGATCCCGCATCCGACTGGCCGCTCTTTGCCGAAAAGGCGCGCGAGCTTCTGTCCGTGCAGGAGGTCGATGTGATCTTTGGCGGCTGGACGTCCGTCAGCCGTAAATCCGTCCTGCCGGTGATCGAAGAACTCAACGGCCTGATGTTCTACCCCGTTCAGTATGAGGGCGAAGAAAGCTCCAAGAACGTGTTCTACACCGGCGCCGCCCCCAACCAGCAGGCGATTCCGGCCACCGATTATTTCCTTGATGAACTGGGCGTTGAAAAATTCGCCCTGCTCGGCACCGACTACGTCTACCCGCGCACTACGAACAAGATCCTCGAGGCCTACCTGAAGGACAAGGGCATCGCGGAAGAGGACATTTTCGTCAACTACACCCCCTTCGGCCATTCCGACTGGTCCAAGATCGTCGCCGATGTCGTGGCACTGGGCGCCGATGGTAAAAAGGTCGGCGTGATCTCTACCATCAACGGTGACGCGAATATCGGCTTCTACAAGGAGCTGGCCGCCGCTGGCGTGTCCGCCGATGACATCCCCGTCGTGGCCTTCTCGGTCGGTGAAGAGGAACTGTCGGGGCTCGACACCTCCAACCTCGTCGGTCACCTCGCCGCGTGGAATTACTTCCAGTCCGCCGAATCCGACGCCAACGACGAATTCGTCGCGGCATGGAAGGAATACGCGGGTGAAGAGCGTGTGACCAACGACCCGATGGAAGCGACGATGATCGGCTTCAACATGTGGGTGAAGGCGGTCGAAGCGGCCGGCACCACCGATGTCGATGCCGTGCGCGCCGAGATGTATGGCCTCGAAGTGCCGAACCTGACCGGCGGCACCGCCGTCATGCTGCCCAACCACCACCTCGCCAAGCCGGTCCTGATCGGTGAGATCCTCGAGGATGGCCAGTTCGACATCATCTCCCAGACCGAAGAAGTGCCGGGCGATGCATGGACCGACTTCCTGCCCGAATCCGCGGTGCTGAAGTCCGATTGGCAGGAACTGGAATGCGGTATGTATAACACCGAGACCTCCACCTGCGTGCAGATCAAGTCGAACTACTGATCGCCCGCTGACACGCGCCGGGCGGGGCCGTTTGTCCCGCCCGGTCGAGCCCTCACAACCGCCGCTTATGCCTGTGCCGGTGCCGTGGTGCCCGATGCGGCGGTCGTGATCCCCAGCTCCAGCCCGAAAAGACATTTTCCATGACCCGACACGCCCGTTTGCTTGCGGTGCTCTGCCTGTGGCTGTTTGCCGGCATGGTGCCCGCCGCCGCGCAGCAGGACCCGGCCCCCGCCGCCGGTGTCGCCCGGATCGTCGCGCCTGACACCACTGCCGATGCCACCGCCGATCCTGCCGCCGCCGATCCTGCCGCCGCCGATGCCGAGAGCCCCGCGCTGACTGATCTTCAGGCGCTGTTGCAGCGTTTCGCGGATGACATCGCCAAGCCGTCGCGCCGGACCATCGGTGCCGTGATCGACGAGATCACCGCCAGCGGGCTGCCCGGCGTGCCGGTGTTCTTGCAGGTCTGGGGCGACCGGGAATTGTATCTGCATGAACCCGACGGCCTGTTCTACGCCATCGAGGAACAGGGCGACGACCAAGCCGCGCTGATCGAACTGTCGAGCGGTGATCAGGTCGCGGTGGTGAACGAGGATGATCTCGATCAGATCCGGCCCAATTCCGGGGTGCGCGAACTGATCGGTGCGGCGCTGGTGAAATTCCAGCTGACCGATACCGACCCCGCCCGCCGCCGCGAGGCGCTGGCCGGGATCGACCGCGCGCCCGATGCCTCCCATCTGGAGCCGCTCCGCGCCGCACTGGAAACCGAGGACGACCCCGTGCTGGCCGCGCGCATGACCACGCTGGAGCGGCTGCTGACCATCGCCTATGGCGAAACCGACGACGCCCGGATCGCGGCAATCGAAAGCCTTTCCGGCTCACTGTCCGTCGAAAGCCGCGGCGCGCTGAACCCGGTTTTGACCACCCGCCGCATCGCCACCGCAGGCCCGCCGCCCGAGGGCGCGAATGTCGCGACAGAATTGGAGCCCGGCAGCGATGCGCTGTCCGAGGATGACGCTTGGGCGCTACTTGTTTCCGCCGATCTGGCCCCGGCGACCATTTCCACCGCCGACCGCAACGCCGCGCTGATCGCCGCGATTGAGCAGGGCTTCGTCGGCGGTATCGCGGTGCATCAACTCGATACCGAGCAGGCCCGCGACCGCGCCTATGCCGCGCTGGCCGCCGATGGCGGCGCCGCGCCGCGCATTACCGGCGAAGACCGCGCGGAGATCCTCGCCAGCCACGGCTATTACGACATCTATGTCGAGCCGTCCGCCGCAGTCACCGGCGCGGCCGAGGCCACGCTGGCTGCGATCCGCACGCAGGTGGCGCTCAATCAGGTGCTGGATCTGGTGCTGGACGGTCTGTCGCTGGCGTCGATCTACTTCCTCGCCGCGATCGGACTTGCCATCACCTTCGGCGTCATGGGTGTCATCAACATGGCCCATGGCGAATTCATCATGATGGGCGCCTATACCGGCTATGTCGTGCAGCAGTTCGTGCCCGATTATACACTGTCCATCGCGCTGGCGATCCCGCTCGCCTTTGCCGTGACCTTTGCCGCCGGTGTGGCGATGGAGCGGCTGGTGATCCGCTGGCTCTATTCCCGCCCGCTGGAGACGCTGCTGGCGACGTTCGGCATCTCCATCGCGCTGCAACAGTTGGCCAAGAATATCTTTGGCACGCAGGCGCGGCCTCTGACCTCGCCGGGTTGGCTCGACGGGGCATGGGTGCTCAACGATGTGGTGTCGATCAGCTATATCCGCATCGCGATCTTCGTGCTGGGGCTGACCTTCTTCCTGCTGCTGCTGTTCATCCTGAACCGCACCCGGCTGGGGTTGGAGGTGCGCGCGGTGACGCAGAACCCGCGCATGGCCTCGTCGATGGGGATCAACCCCGACCGCATCAACATGCTGACCTTCGGGCTTGGCTCCGGTATCGCCGGGATCGCGGGCGTCGCCATCGGGCTTTTCGCGCAGGTCACATCGGAGATCGGCCAGCAATATATCGTGCAAAGCTTCATGACCGTGGTCGTGGGCGGGGTCGGCAATGTCTGGGGCACGCTCGCGGGCGCCACGATGATCGGCTTCCTGCAAAAGGGCATCGAGTGGATGAACCCCTCGAACACGCTCGCCGCGCAGACCTACATGATCATCTTCATCATCATATTCATCCAGTTCCGTCCCAAGGGCATCATCGCCCTCAAGGGCCGTGCGGCGGGAGACTGACCCATGAGCCTCACCATGAGCGCGCCGGTGCGGCGCAAATCCTTTGTCGCCAACAACCCTTCGGTCCTGATCTTTCTGTCGCTGCTGGCGTTGTTCACGGTCACCGCCACGGTGCTTGGCGAAGGCTTCGGTCTGGGGATCATCTCCACCTCCTTCATAAAGACGCTGGGCAAGACGCTGTGCCTGTGCCTGATCGCCATCGCGATGGATCTGGTCTGGGGCTATTGCGGTATCCTCAGCCTTGGCCATTTCGCGTTCTTCGGGCTGGGCGGATACATGATCGGCATGTGGCTGATGTATGAGCGGACCAAGGGCATCGTGCTCGACAGTCTGGCCAATGCGCCGCTGCCGCCCACCCCGCTGGAGGTCCGCGACGGCATCGGCAGTCAGATCTTTGGCGTCGTCGGCGGCTCCGACATTCCGTGGGTCTGGGGCTTTGCCGACAGTCTCACGCTGCAATTGCTGATGGTCGTGCTGGTGCCGGGGCTGTTGGCGCTGGTCTTTGGCTGGCTCGCCTTCCGCAGCCGCGTCACCGGGGTCTATCTGTCGATCCTGACGCAGGCGATGACGCTGGCGCTGTCGCTATACCTGTTCCAGAATGACAGCGGCTTGCGCGGCAACAACGGCCTGTCGGGCCTGCAAAACCTGCCGGGCGCGGCGGGCGACGTGCCGCAATCGGTGTTGTCGGTGTGGTTTCTCTGGGCCTCGGCGCTGGCGCTGGGGCTGGGCTACCTGCTGGCGGCCTTCGTGGTGTCCGGCAAGTTCGGCTCCGTCGTGCGCGGCATTCGCGATGACGAGGCGCGCGTGCGGTTTCTGGGCTACGATGTGGAGGGCTATAAGCTCTTCATCTTTACCCTCACCGCGATCATCGCCGCCATCGCCGGCGCGCTCTACTACCCGCAGGCGGGCATCATCAACCCGGCGGAGGTCGCACCGATTGCCTCGATCTATCTTGCGGTCTGGGTCGCCATCGGCGGGCGCGGGCGGCTTTACGGCGCGGTGATCGGCGCGGCCTTCGTGTCGCTCATGTCGTCGTGGTTCACCGGCGGCGGCGCGCCTGACATCGATCTGGGTGTCTATGTCGTGCAATGGACGGATTGGTGGTTGGTGCTGCTGGGCCTCAGCTTTGTTCTGGTGACGCTCTTCGCGCCCAAGGGCATCGGCGGTCTGGTGGATCTGATGGTGCGCAACCGCAACGTCAGCGACCGCCACGGCGCTGATTTCGGCCCCGATCAAGGCTCCAAGCGCGAGGAGGAACAGCCATGAGCACGTTGCTCGAAGTCTCCGGCGTCTCCGTCACCTTCGACGGGTTCCGCGCCATCAATAACCTCAGCTTTCAGATCGGTGCCGCCGAAATGCGGGCGATCATCGGCCCCAATGGCGCGGGCAAGACCACCTTTATGGATATCGTCACCGGCAAGACCCGCCCCGATGAGGGCCGGGTGATCTGGGGCGAACGCTCCGACAACCTGCTGAAGATGTCCGAAAGCCAGATCGCCCGCGCGGGTGTGGGCCGGAAATTCCAGCGCCCCACGGTGTTCGAGGATCAGTCAGTGCGCGAAAACCTCGCCATGGCGCTGCGCAATGACCGGCAGCCGTGGAAGGTGCTGTTCTACCGCAAAACCGACGAAGGCGCGGCCCGGATCGAGGCACTGGCCAAGCAGATCGGCCTGTCGTCTGAATTGACGCGCAAGGCGGGCGAGCTGAGCCACGGGCAGAAGCAATGGCTGGAGATCGGCATGCTGCTGGCCCAAGATCCGCGCCTGCTGCTGGTCGATGAACCCGCCGCCGGCATGACCCCAGCGGAGCGCGACCACACCACCGAAATCCTGAAAGAGGCCGCCAAGACCCGCGCCGTCGTCGTCGTCGAACATGACATGGATTTCGTCGAGAAGCTGAACTGTAAAGTCACGGTCCTGCACGAAGGCTCGGTGCTGGCCGAAGGCAGCCTCGCCCATGTCACAAGCAATAAAAACGTCATCGACGTGTATCTGGGGCGCTGACCATGCTGGAGACCCGCAACCTCACCCTGCATTACGGCCAAAGCCAGATCCTGTGGGACGTGGACATCACCGCCGCCACCGGGCGCGTCACCTGTTTGATGGGCACCAATGGCGTGGGCAAGACCAGCCTGCTGAAGGCGATTTCCGGCACGCATCAGCGTTCGGGCGGGGATCTCGTGCTGGATGGCGAGGTGCTGCCGCGCCTGCCCTCGCACGCGCTGGCGCAGAAGGGCGTGGCCTATGTTCCGCAGGGGCGCGATATCTTCCCACTGATGACGGTGCGCGAAAACCTCGAAACCGGCTTTGCCTGTCTGCCGAAATCCGACCACATGGTGCCCGATCAGATCTATGAACTGTTCCCGGTGCTGAAGGACATGACCAACCGGCGCGGTGGCGATTTGTCGGGCGGGCAGCAACAGCAGTTGGCCATTGGCCGCGCGCTCATCACCCGGCCCAAGCTGCTGCTGCTGGACGAGCCGACCGAGGGCATCCAGCCCAACATCATCCAGCAAATTGGCCGTGTGATCGAGTTTCTGCGCGACGAAGGCCAGATGGCGATCCTGTTGGTCGAGCAGCGCTTCGATTTCGCGCATGGGCTGGCCGACGATATCTTCGTGCTGAAGCGCGGCGCGGTGGTGCTGAAGGGCGAAAAGACCGCGCTCGATAAGGCCGAGGTGCTGCGCGCCGTTTCCGTCTGACACGCGCCACCCGGTCGCGCATGTCGCGGGGCTGGTCCTTTGGGCGGTTTCCTCGGTAAGAAGAGGAAACCGCCCCTTCGGCCGGAGCCCATGGCAGTCTATTTGCTCAAACGTCTGGCCTCGCTTGCCCTGGCCCTGATCGCGGCCAGCCTTGTCGTCTTTGCGCTGATCGAAGTGGTGCCCGGCGACCC
This window contains:
- the urtD gene encoding urea ABC transporter ATP-binding protein UrtD yields the protein MSTLLEVSGVSVTFDGFRAINNLSFQIGAAEMRAIIGPNGAGKTTFMDIVTGKTRPDEGRVIWGERSDNLLKMSESQIARAGVGRKFQRPTVFEDQSVRENLAMALRNDRQPWKVLFYRKTDEGAARIEALAKQIGLSSELTRKAGELSHGQKQWLEIGMLLAQDPRLLLVDEPAAGMTPAERDHTTEILKEAAKTRAVVVVEHDMDFVEKLNCKVTVLHEGSVLAEGSLAHVTSNKNVIDVYLGR
- the urtC gene encoding urea ABC transporter permease subunit UrtC → MSLTMSAPVRRKSFVANNPSVLIFLSLLALFTVTATVLGEGFGLGIISTSFIKTLGKTLCLCLIAIAMDLVWGYCGILSLGHFAFFGLGGYMIGMWLMYERTKGIVLDSLANAPLPPTPLEVRDGIGSQIFGVVGGSDIPWVWGFADSLTLQLLMVVLVPGLLALVFGWLAFRSRVTGVYLSILTQAMTLALSLYLFQNDSGLRGNNGLSGLQNLPGAAGDVPQSVLSVWFLWASALALGLGYLLAAFVVSGKFGSVVRGIRDDEARVRFLGYDVEGYKLFIFTLTAIIAAIAGALYYPQAGIINPAEVAPIASIYLAVWVAIGGRGRLYGAVIGAAFVSLMSSWFTGGGAPDIDLGVYVVQWTDWWLVLLGLSFVLVTLFAPKGIGGLVDLMVRNRNVSDRHGADFGPDQGSKREEEQP
- the urtE gene encoding urea ABC transporter ATP-binding subunit UrtE, yielding MLETRNLTLHYGQSQILWDVDITAATGRVTCLMGTNGVGKTSLLKAISGTHQRSGGDLVLDGEVLPRLPSHALAQKGVAYVPQGRDIFPLMTVRENLETGFACLPKSDHMVPDQIYELFPVLKDMTNRRGGDLSGGQQQQLAIGRALITRPKLLLLDEPTEGIQPNIIQQIGRVIEFLRDEGQMAILLVEQRFDFAHGLADDIFVLKRGAVVLKGEKTALDKAEVLRAVSV